A stretch of DNA from Hoeflea ulvae:
GATCGGTTCGGTCGACCTGCCGCCGCTGGGCATCCTGCTGGTGATCGTCTTCATGCTGTTTCTGCTCGGCATGGTGATGGACTGGATCGGCATCGCCATCCTGACCATGCCGGTGTTTCTTCCCGTCGTGCAAACGCTTGGCTACGATCCGATCTGGTTCGGCGTTGTTTTCTGCATCAGCATGCAGATCGCCTATCTGACGCCCCCGATCGGTGCGTCGGCCTTCTATCTCAAGAGCGTGGCTCCGCCTGATGTGACCTTGTCGGAAATCTTCGCCTCGATCTGGCCTTTCGTCGGCCTGCAGGTGCTGATCCTGGCTGTCGTGATTGCCTTTCCGGACCTGGCGCTGTGGTTGCCTGCGCAGATGCGATGACGGGCATGCGCACCGCCTCGCAGCCCCCACATTCAGCGGGGCGTTCGCACGGCTATTGGCAAAAGGATTTCCTGCGCCCTGTGGCGCCGGGTGATTCTTGACGGTTTACTGCCCAATCCTGTCGTCCCTCAATGCAGATCGTTCGCCGCTGGTTCAATGATGGACCGGTGGCTGCGGCATGGCTGTGCCCGGTCAAGGGCCGGCCCGGCCGCGGCGCGATGCCGTTCACCCGCGCCATGGCTGGCCAGAACTATAATTTTTCTTTTCGTATATGAAAAAGACAATTTTCGTATATGAATGGGTGAAGAGGAGTTTTGCATGGCTGCGCGTCAACCGCTTTCCGGAATGGTCGCCGATCAGATCCGCGACCAGATTTCCAATGGTCAGCTTCTGCCCGGGCAGAAGCTGAACGAACGCGAGATCATGGACCGGCTGGGAATCACCCGCACGCCCTTGCGCGAGGCAATGTCGATCCTTTTAGGCGAGAAGCTGATCGAGACGTCGCCCAGTCGCGGCGCTATCGTCACCGTGCTCAGCGACGCCGACATCAGGGCGATGCTGGAGGTGCGCGGAATTTTCGAGCGGCGCGCCGGCGAACTGGCCGCCGCGCGCGCCAGCGATGACGAGATAGCCGCGCTTGCTGCGACCTGCGCGCGGATGGAGGAGCTGCGGCGCCAGGGCGATGCCACCGGCTGGTGGGAGATGAACCGCCTGTTTCACAGCGACATCGTGGCGCTCAGCGGCAATCCGGTGC
This window harbors:
- a CDS encoding GntR family transcriptional regulator, with amino-acid sequence MAARQPLSGMVADQIRDQISNGQLLPGQKLNEREIMDRLGITRTPLREAMSILLGEKLIETSPSRGAIVTVLSDADIRAMLEVRGIFERRAGELAAARASDDEIAALAATCARMEELRRQGDATGWWEMNRLFHSDIVALSGNPVLVDYYANTSLRMTVYNYFNRLGVTSSERWAASAAEHEQILDRLGRRDGPGLGALLEEHLMSSWLVARQIVQTHGREAELFSSRFRELKTAQGAGES